Below is a window of Planctomycetes bacterium MalM25 DNA.
CGATGCCTCGCCGCCGACACCCTCCTGCAGTTGGATGTCGGCCTGCACGGTGTAGTTGGACAGTTCGTGTGATCCCATCCACATCCGGCTGCGGGTGCCGAGCTTGGTGGTTGGCTTGCCGGGGCGGGTGGGAAGCTCGGTCGGCTTGGCGAGGTAGTGGTTGCCGTCGGCTTCACGCATGACGTAGCGGACGCGGCCACCGACCCAGGTGAGCGGGACGTCCTCGGCGCCGTCCTCGAAGTCGAACTTCCAAGGGAGGGGCGGCGTCACCCGCACGCGAGCTTCGGCCGCCAGGCCTTGGCATTCGCACAGGACCAGGGCGGTTTCGTGCCCGCTCTTTTCGGGCGTCGTGTAGACGCCGTTGGGCGTGATCTGGCCCGCACCCGAAACGACGAACTGCGCTTCCTCGGCCTTCGCGACTCTCAGGAACTTGCCCGCGGCGTTGTAGAGCCTCGCTTTGAAACGGACCTCCTCGCCCGGCGCCAAGAGCGAATCCCACGGGGCGAGCTGGACTTGGGCGACGGTTTGGTCCACGATCCGCACCTGGCTTTCACACGAGAAGCCGTTGTGCTCGCAGAGCACCAACGCGGTCTGCGATCCGTTCTTCGGCGCCGTGTAGACGCCCTCTCGTGTGATGTCGCCGGTCCCGGAGATCCCGAAGGAGATTTTGCTCGGATCGGCGTCTCCCAGGGACTGTCCCGTCGCGTTGTAGCGAGCTACGCGGTACTGCTGCGTTTGCCCCGGCAGGAGGGTCGTCTTCGCTGGCAGGAGCTCGACGCGGGCGACCCGCTTGTCCTTGATCTCGTCGGCCGGTTTCGCGGGTTTAGGCGGCTGCTTCTTCCCCTCCGGGGCTTCCGACGGCTTCCCGAGGCAGTAGGTCGCTTCGCTCGTCGTCAGGTAGACCCGGCCGCCAGCGACGATCGGCGAGGCGTCGACCTGCTCACGGCGGAGGGTCGTGCGGCTGACGAGCTCCACGCCCGTTTCGGTTGGCTTGTAGATCGCGAACCGCCCGCCCCGGCTGCAAGCGTAGATCTTGCCGTCGGCGTAGACCGGGCTTCCGCGCATCACGCGGCCGAGGGTGGCGCGGTCGATCTGCTCGCCGGTCTTCGAGTCGAGCACCAGGAGCTTCGCCGAGTCGTTGACCGCGTAGACGCGGTCTTCGATGAAGAGAGGCGAGCTCTTGCCGACCATCTGTTGGTAGTTCTTCCATAGTTCTTTAGACGTCAGGTCGGTCGGCTCTTTACCGCCAACCTGTGTGCCGTCCAGGGCGGCAAAGGCGCCCATCGCGTTGCCCTTCAGGTTTTCCTCGCTGTGGCCCGTAAAGACGCGTCCGTCCGGCGCCACCACGGGCGAGACGTTGAGCCCGCGACGTGAGAGGTTGCACTTCCAGAGCGGCTTGCCGGTGCCGGGCTGCATCGCCCACACGGCGCCGTCGCCCGAGCCGAAGACCATCGCCCGCTGGTCGGCCAACTTCACCAGCGACGGGGTGCTGTAGGTGGTGTCGTAAGGAATCAGACGAGTCCCGCTGAGCCAACGCAGCTCGCCGGTCGCTTTGTCGAAGCCCATAAGGCGGTGGGCCGGCTTCGCGAGCAGGCCCCACTTCTTCGAGTCGCCCCAGCCGATCACCACGGCGCTGGTGATGACCGTGTCCTCGTAGATCAGCGGGAAGTTGGTTCGGCCGCCGTAAGTCGAGAGCAGGCCGAGCTCTTCGTGGAGGCTGCGTTCCCAGACCACCTGACCCGACTCGCCGTCGAGGCAGCAGAAGTAGCCGCACACGCCCTGGGCGTAAACGCGGCCCGTCGCCGGGTCGCCGGAGACGCTCGACCAGCCGACACGCGTGTCGGGCACGTCCGAGAGGTACACATTGAAGCGATGCTCCCACAGGACCTCGCCGGTCGCCGCGTCGGCGCAGACGATCTTCTCACCCTCCAGCTCCGTTTCGGGCTGGTCACGCATCATGCTGTAGAGCCGGCCGTCCATGACGACCGGCGTCGACCGCCCGCGAATCGCCTCGGAACGCCAGAGCACGTTGCTCCCCTCGCCCCCCTTCGGGTCCCAGGACTCGATCAGGCCGGTCTCGTCCGACACCCCGTTGTGGTGCGGGCCCCGCCAGTTGGCCCAATCGGCGGCGAACGCCGCTCCGGCGGGGGCCAGCAGGAGTGCTAGCAGAGTCAGGGGGGCAGACGCGTTGCGCAGAGGTAGGCGAACCAAAGCGGCCTCGGTCGGTGGTGTGGGGGCGTGTCCGTGATTGTGTGGGGTACCCAGAATACCAGCGTGGCCGTGGTCGGGCCATGATCCAGCCCCGCTCAGGGCCGGCCGAGCATCCCTGGAGAGGGGCCGGTCGGCAGGCGGCATAACCCTCCCAAGCCGACCCACCGTCACCACCGCGAGATCCCTCACAACAGTTGCTCTAAACCAAATGACGGCTAGGGCTTGCGGCATCTCAAGGGGCGTTCTGCCGCCGCCGATAGCTACCCCTGCTGAGGTTCCTTTCCCGCATTGGTTCCCCAGCCCGGCGTCGCTAGCTGGCCCAACTGTTTCGAGTCAAGGAGTGGCTCGACTGGCTGCGACGCTCCCCCCCGCAGGATCCCTCCAAGACACGGTTGAGTTGGCCCCGACGGACTCCCGGCACTTTAAGTGCCAATTCCTCGGCTAACGCAGCCCGCCCGCAATCGGGCCGCACGCGAAAGGTTAGCCGCTGAGAAGCGGTATCGCGCGCTGCCGGAAGTCGGCCGGGTGACCGACGCTTCCCGTGATGGGATGGATCCCGCAGAAGTTAGGAGAGTCTTCGATGAAGTTTCACGTGCTGGGAGCGCTGATGCTGTGCGCCTCGCTGGCTGGCCAAAGCTACGGCGGCGGTCTGCTCGACGGGTTGTGTGGCGGTGGTTGTGGCTCCGCTTGTTGCTCGGACGATTGCTGCGAGCCGAGCTGTGGTTGCGAGCCCTCGTGCGGCTGCGAGCCGTCGTGTGGTTGTGATTCGGGTTGCTGCGAGCCGTCCTGCGGCTGCGAGCCCTCGTGCGGTTGCGACACGGGCTGCTGTGGCTCGACGTGCTGCAAGAAGCCGTGCCTGCTGGAGAAGCTGTTCGGCAAGCTGAAGTGCAAGAAGTCTTGCTGCAGCAGCTGCTGCGATGAGCCGAGCTGCTGCTGCGAGCCGAGCTGCGGCTGCGACTCGGGCTGCTGCGAGCCTTCGTGCGGATGCGACTCGGGTTGCTGCGAGCCGTCCTGCGGCTGCGAGCCCTCGTGCGGTTGCGACACGGGCTGTTGCGGCTCGACGTGCTGCAAGAAGCCGTGCCTGCTGGAGAAGCTGTTCGGCAAGCTGAAGTGCAAGAAGTCTTGCTGCAGCAGCTGCTGCGATGAGCCGAGCTGCTGCTGCGAGCCGAGCTGTGGCTGCGACTCGGGCTGCTGCGAGCCTTCGTGCGGTTGCGATTCGGGTTGCTGCGAGCCGTCCTGCGGCTGCGAGCCCTCGTGCGGTTGCGACACGGGCTGCTCGTCTTGCTGCAGCCGTAAGCCGTGCCTGCTCGACAAGCTCTTCGGCGGATGCTGCAAGAAGTCTTGCTGCAGCAGCTGCTGCGATGAGCCGAGCTGCTGCTGCGAGCCGAGCTGCGGTTGCGACTCGGGTTGCTGCGAGCCGAGCTGCGGCTGCGAGCCGTCCTGCGGTTGCGAGCCGGCCTGTGCCGCTCCGGCCCCTTGCGGTTGCTCGCCGGCCGCTCCCGCGGCTGCCCCCGCTCCGGCTCCGGTTGAGGTCTCCGAAGAGGAAGCCGCCCCGATGCCGCCCGCCCCGATGGCGGACCCCAACGCCGCGATCGGTCGTCAGCGTGACGTCGTCCGCGTCAGCTTCGCTCGCTGAGCCTGGCTGAACAACTGAGCTGAAACGACAAACCGGCCCGTGCGATTCGTTCGCACGGGCCGGTTTTCTTTGTTGGCTGGTCTGGGAACCGCGAGGCTCACGCGCTCTCGGGCGGGAGCATCGGACGGAAACGCTCGTCCGGCAGGATCATCTCCGTGATCCGTACTCCGAACCGTTCGCCGACTTTTACGGCGTCGCCTTTGGCGATTGCTTGGCCGCCGAGTTCAATCTCCAACGGATCGTGGCACACCTTGTCGAAGGTGATGATCGACCCCGGGCCGATCTCCACCACCTCGCCAAGCGGCATCTTCTTGCCCGCCAGGTTGACCGCCAAGTCGGCCTTCACCTGCAGCGCGCTCACGGCGTTCGGCGGCAAGTCGCGGTAGTCGCGGGGCGAGGGGCCTTTCCAACGCAGCACGCGCGAGCGCGGCTTCGAATCTTCCGTCGGCGCCGTGTCGGCTTGTTCGGTGGGTTCTTCCGCCGTTTCGTCCGCGGGCTGTTCGGCGTCGGGGGCCTTGAGCGCCGCCGGCGCGTCCGCAACCGCCCAGACGAGCGTCAGCTGGCCGAGCTTCTCGCCACAGGCGACCTCGATCGGCAGGGCGGTCGCGTCCTCGGCCGGCGCGGCTTGCCCGAGCGCGGCGGCCAGGTCATTGACCCAGGCCGCTTCGAACACGTCCGCCATCAGCGTGTCGGGCACGAGCAGCATGCTCAGCTCTTGCGACAGCGTGCTCAGCTTGCTCGCCCCGGTCGGGTCCGGCTCGCGGACCCACTCGGGCACGAGCCCCTCGCCCGCCGGCAGGGCGGCGAAGAGGCTCTCCTCGCCGAACTTGAAAGCCAAAGCCAGCCCGGGCCCTTCGAGCGTCAGCCCGGCGGCGGGCGACGCCTCGCCCGGCTTGAGGACGTACTCGCCGTCGAAGGCGCGTCCGATCGCCCCGGCCGCCTCCTCACCGTTCGTGGTGCAGGCGGCGAGCACTTGGTCGGCGAGTTCGGGCGTCAGTTCGGCCACGGCTTGGGCGTGCTAGCTGGAGGAGGCGGATCGCTTCTCCTTCGTTATCGGCCGCGTAACCGGCAAACTTTGCCAAACGGTGGGCCCGCCCCAGCCGGCCCGCCACTTCGTATAATCCCCTTCCGCGATCCCCTCCCTGCTAGCACGCGATCCCCCGATGTCGATCCTCGCCGTTCAACCGCCGCTCGACGGCGTGAAACCGTACAAGTCGCTCCCCAACGACGAGCTCCAGGCCCGCATCCAGGCGGTCCGCGACGAGCTGGGGCCCCGGCTCCTGATCCTGGGCCACCACTACCAGCAGGACGAGGTCATCGAGCTGGCCGACCTGCGGGGCGACAGCTACCAGCTCAGCCAGATGGCCGCCGACAGCAGCGAGTGCGAGATGATCGCCTTCTGTGGCGTCCACTTCATGGCCGAAACCGCCGACATCCTCGCCAACCGGCCCGAGAAGCTCGCCGAGCGCGACGGCCGCCGCGTGAGCGTCACGCTCCCCGACCTCGCCGCCGGCTGCAGCATGGCCGACATGGCGGGCATCGCGCAGATCGAGGACGCGTGGGATCAGCTCTCCGAGGTGATCGACACCGAGCGCCTCATCCCGGTCACCTACATCAACTCCGCCGCGAGCCTCAAGGCGTTCGTCGGCCGGCACGGCGGGATCGTCTGCACGAGCAGCAACGCGCGGGCGGCGATCGAATGGGCCTTCGACAAGTCCAATGGAGGGAAGGGGGGCGACCGCGTGATGTTCTTCCCCGACCAGCACCTCGGCCGCAACACGGCGATGGGGATGGGCATCGACGAGGATCTCATGCCGGTCTGGAACCCGCACGAGGACGACCTGGGCGGCAACACGGAGGAGGCGCTGCAGAAGTCGAAGGTCATCCTGTGGCGCGGCTGGTGCAGCGTTCATCAAATGTTCAAGGCGGAGCACGTCGAGCTGTTCCGCAAGAACCACGAGGGGATCAAGATCCTCGTGCACCCCGAGTGCCCGCGCGAGGTCTTCGAGCTGGCCGACGAGTCGGGCAGCACCGGCGCCATCATCAAGGCGGTACGCAACGCGCCCGCCGGCACGAAGTGGGCGATCGGAACCGAGCTGCACCTGGTGAACCGGCTGAAGCAGGAGCACCCGGAGCAGGAGATCCACTTCCTGAGTCCCGTCGTCTGCATGTGCGCGACGATGTACCGCATCGACCTGGCGCACCTCTGCTGGACCCTAGAGAACTTCGCCGCCGGCACGCCGATTAACACGATCGAGGTCGACGAGGGGACCGCGAAATGGAGCCTCGTGGCGCTCGAGCGGATGCTCGAGGTGAAGTGAGACGGCGAGCCGGCCACGTCAGTGGTCGGTGCGAAGCGGGTACCCGGCGCCCACCGACCACTGACGTGGCCGGCTCGCCGACTTCCCCGAGGAGCAAGCCCTGGCAAATGGGGTGGCTGGCATTGGAGCCGAAGGCGTAGCTCCCAGACGCTTAGCAAGGCGGCGCTGCCCTACTCATTCGCGGGTGGCTCCGCTTCGCTGCGACCCCGGCCACCCGTCGCTAATCGCTAGGTTTGACACTTGCACAGACTGCTGAGATGCTAATTGCTTCTCTATCTAACTTCATGTGATACGGGTAGGCCTGTGCAATTCGACGAGAGAGCTGCCGTATTGGCGATTGAAGATCGGCTTGGTAAACCTCGTCTCCTTTTAGGCCGTAAACCCCTATCGCATCGACGGATGGATAAGCCTGCATGGGCAGATAAAGACAAGCTAGGGAGGGCTATCGCAGCAGAGGAACGCCTGTTGAAGCACGGCGTCGTGACATGGGGTGCTGTAGTACAAGCGAACAACGCTTTGTTTCAGCCGGGAGTCGAGAACGCTCCTTTGCAGATACTATATGCGATCAAGAGTGACGTTGAGGTTTCTGATCTATCTTCGTACGCCTCTCGTATCTATGACCTCAAAGAAGGGTCGGCAACCAATAGCGAGGAAGCCAAAATTGGTGAAGTCTTAGCCGACGAGTTCATCACAATCTACGGGAAGAAGTTGCCACAGAGTCTCTCAGGCGACGCCGCATTGGCGACTTCAGCTATGTACCTCTGTCGACATCATTTGCCCTGCGGCTATCTGCTGCATGGCTGGTTTCCGATTTTGGTTGAGAAACGGTCGGGCTTGGCTATCGTTGTGCCGTTTGATTATTGGCCTGAAGAGTTGTTGGCGCTTTGGCAAAGACCAATCAACGAGCAAGCTTCTGAGCTAGAAGATTGGCTGAATCAAGTGGCCGTAGCCAACGCCGGATCAGTCAAACGATTCCTTGAGTTTTGGTTGAAAGTCTGTCGTGGCGAGCCAATTGGCAAAGAGGAAGTTCCATTGCTGCCGGTCGTTTTGACCGAATCGTCAGCTAACTACTTGAGAGACCTATGCGCACAACCAGGGGGAGATGGTAAAGACGGCATGCTGCCGATACGTGTTTCCGTAGCGGGATCTGCAGTCGGAGCAATGCACACATCGGTTGACTACGAGAGCGAGCCGATCGATCGCAAAAGAGACGTGACCTACAAGCATCACGGAGTGCAACTCGTGATATCTAGAAAGGCATTGCCTTATGTCATGGGGACGAAGGTGGATTATCCGCAGGCAGATGGGTCGCATCCCGTTTTGGAGATCAACAATCCTAACTTCGACTAAGACATAAGAGAGCTAGAACGCCGCCTCGATATGCTCAACCCGCTCCGGCGTCCGCGCCCCCACCGGCCAGACGATGCCGACCACGTCGAAGCGGATCGGGTGGTCTTCCAGGTCGTGTGTCTTCAGGAACGACGCGGCGGCGCGGGTCAGGCGGCGCTGCTTCTCTCGGGTGACCGCCTCGGCGGGGGCGCCGGCGCGCTCGTTGCGGCGGGTCTTCACCTCGACGAACACCAGCCGGCGTTCGGGCGTGCGCTCGTCGATCGTGACGAGGTCGAACTCGCCGAACCGGTTCCGCTCGCCCCGCAGGAGGACGCGGTGCCCCTTCCGCCGGAGGAGCCGGGCGGCGTAGCGCTCGCCCCGCTCGCCGAGCGGGCGGGGACGCGTTTGAGGGATGGGCCAGAGCATGCCCTCATTGGAACCACAAAGGCACGAAGGACACAAAGAAATAATCTTCGTGCCCTTCGTGCCTTAGTGGTTTGCTACTAGAAGCGTGAGCGGTCGGCTCAGCCCTTCTTCACGTCGCGGCGGCGTTCCTTGAGGCGGGTCGCCTTGCCGACGCGGTCGCGGAGGTAGTACAGCTTGGCCCGGCGGACGTCGGCCGAGCGGGTCACCTCGACCTTCGCGATCTTCGGCGAGTGGATCGGGAACTTCCGCTCGACGCCCTCGTTGTTGACGATCCGGCGGACC
It encodes the following:
- the nadA gene encoding Quinolinate synthase A translates to MSILAVQPPLDGVKPYKSLPNDELQARIQAVRDELGPRLLILGHHYQQDEVIELADLRGDSYQLSQMAADSSECEMIAFCGVHFMAETADILANRPEKLAERDGRRVSVTLPDLAAGCSMADMAGIAQIEDAWDQLSEVIDTERLIPVTYINSAASLKAFVGRHGGIVCTSSNARAAIEWAFDKSNGGKGGDRVMFFPDQHLGRNTAMGMGIDEDLMPVWNPHEDDLGGNTEEALQKSKVILWRGWCSVHQMFKAEHVELFRKNHEGIKILVHPECPREVFELADESGSTGAIIKAVRNAPAGTKWAIGTELHLVNRLKQEHPEQEIHFLSPVVCMCATMYRIDLAHLCWTLENFAAGTPINTIEVDEGTAKWSLVALERMLEVK
- the fliN_1 gene encoding Flagellar motor switch protein FliN codes for the protein MAELTPELADQVLAACTTNGEEAAGAIGRAFDGEYVLKPGEASPAAGLTLEGPGLALAFKFGEESLFAALPAGEGLVPEWVREPDPTGASKLSTLSQELSMLLVPDTLMADVFEAAWVNDLAAALGQAAPAEDATALPIEVACGEKLGQLTLVWAVADAPAALKAPDAEQPADETAEEPTEQADTAPTEDSKPRSRVLRWKGPSPRDYRDLPPNAVSALQVKADLAVNLAGKKMPLGEVVEIGPGSIITFDKVCHDPLEIELGGQAIAKGDAVKVGERFGVRITEMILPDERFRPMLPPESA
- the rplS gene encoding 50S ribosomal protein L19; this encodes MSDSLLDLVEKTALKTEDAPEFEIGDTVDVHTRILEGNKERIQVFSGVVIARSGSGCKEMFTVRRIVNNEGVERKFPIHSPKIAKVEVTRSADVRRAKLYYLRDRVGKATRLKERRRDVKKG
- a CDS encoding iron-sulfur cluster assembly scaffold protein, producing MDKPAWADKDKLGRAIAAEERLLKHGVVTWGAVVQANNALFQPGVENAPLQILYAIKSDVEVSDLSSYASRIYDLKEGSATNSEEAKIGEVLADEFITIYGKKLPQSLSGDAALATSAMYLCRHHLPCGYLLHGWFPILVEKRSGLAIVVPFDYWPEELLALWQRPINEQASELEDWLNQVAVANAGSVKRFLEFWLKVCRGEPIGKEEVPLLPVVLTESSANYLRDLCAQPGGDGKDGMLPIRVSVAGSAVGAMHTSVDYESEPIDRKRDVTYKHHGVQLVISRKALPYVMGTKVDYPQADGSHPVLEINNPNFD
- a CDS encoding outer membrane biogenesis protein BamB; its protein translation is MVRLPLRNASAPLTLLALLLAPAGAAFAADWANWRGPHHNGVSDETGLIESWDPKGGEGSNVLWRSEAIRGRSTPVVMDGRLYSMMRDQPETELEGEKIVCADAATGEVLWEHRFNVYLSDVPDTRVGWSSVSGDPATGRVYAQGVCGYFCCLDGESGQVVWERSLHEELGLLSTYGGRTNFPLIYEDTVITSAVVIGWGDSKKWGLLAKPAHRLMGFDKATGELRWLSGTRLIPYDTTYSTPSLVKLADQRAMVFGSGDGAVWAMQPGTGKPLWKCNLSRRGLNVSPVVAPDGRVFTGHSEENLKGNAMGAFAALDGTQVGGKEPTDLTSKELWKNYQQMVGKSSPLFIEDRVYAVNDSAKLLVLDSKTGEQIDRATLGRVMRGSPVYADGKIYACSRGGRFAIYKPTETGVELVSRTTLRREQVDASPIVAGGRVYLTTSEATYCLGKPSEAPEGKKQPPKPAKPADEIKDKRVARVELLPAKTTLLPGQTQQYRVARYNATGQSLGDADPSKISFGISGTGDITREGVYTAPKNGSQTALVLCEHNGFSCESQVRIVDQTVAQVQLAPWDSLLAPGEEVRFKARLYNAAGKFLRVAKAEEAQFVVSGAGQITPNGVYTTPEKSGHETALVLCECQGLAAEARVRVTPPLPWKFDFEDGAEDVPLTWVGGRVRYVMREADGNHYLAKPTELPTRPGKPTTKLGTRSRMWMGSHELSNYTVQADIQLQEGVGGEASTDGGDPEGPPTVASAIKLPTAGLLNSRYTFALFGPSQEARLYSWCTHDRRTQAVKAMELESGVWYRMKLTVVPNPDEGTATVQAKVWPRGEAEPGAWTLEFVDKAPNLQGSPGLFGDAKEAEFYVDNLTVTPN